The following proteins are co-located in the Sulfitobacter guttiformis genome:
- a CDS encoding argininosuccinate synthase, whose translation MPAPKKVVLAYSGGLDTSIILKWLQTEYGCEVVTFTADLGQGEELEPARAKAEMMGASAIYVEDVREEFVRDFVFPMFRANAVYEGLYLLGTSIARPLISKRLVEIAHEVGADAVAHGATGKGNDQVRFELAAYALDPNIKVIAPWREWDLTSRTKLLEFAEANQIPVAKDKRGEAPFSVDANLLHTSSEGKVLEDPAVDAPDYVYQRTVAPEDAPNEPEYIEVGFERGDAVSVNGEALSPAELLTKLNELGGKHGCGRLDLVEGRFVGMKSRGIYETPGGTLLLEAHRAIESITLDRGAMHLKDQLMPQYAELIYNGFWFSPERTMLQAAIDASQTHVTGTVRLKLYKGHARTVGRWSDYSLYSEAHVTFEDDAGAYDQKDAAGFIQLNALRLKLLAARDKRIKG comes from the coding sequence ATGCCTGCGCCCAAGAAAGTTGTCCTCGCCTACTCCGGCGGTCTCGATACTTCTATTATCCTAAAATGGCTGCAAACCGAATACGGCTGTGAGGTAGTTACCTTTACCGCCGATCTGGGCCAAGGAGAAGAGCTGGAGCCCGCCCGTGCAAAAGCAGAGATGATGGGTGCATCTGCGATATATGTCGAGGACGTGCGCGAAGAGTTCGTGCGTGACTTTGTATTCCCGATGTTTCGCGCCAACGCTGTGTATGAAGGTCTCTATCTGCTAGGCACATCCATTGCGCGCCCCCTGATTTCAAAGCGTCTGGTCGAGATCGCACATGAAGTCGGAGCAGATGCTGTAGCACATGGTGCGACTGGCAAAGGCAACGATCAAGTTCGCTTTGAGCTTGCCGCATATGCTCTTGATCCCAATATCAAAGTAATCGCGCCATGGCGGGAGTGGGATTTGACCAGCCGCACCAAGCTGCTGGAATTTGCCGAAGCGAACCAGATACCGGTGGCAAAAGACAAACGCGGCGAAGCGCCGTTTTCGGTGGATGCAAACCTTCTGCACACCTCCTCGGAGGGCAAGGTTCTGGAAGATCCAGCAGTTGATGCGCCCGATTACGTTTACCAGCGTACTGTCGCACCCGAGGACGCACCGAACGAGCCGGAATATATCGAGGTCGGTTTCGAGCGTGGCGATGCGGTGTCCGTCAATGGCGAAGCGCTCTCGCCCGCCGAGCTTTTGACCAAACTCAATGAACTCGGCGGCAAGCACGGGTGTGGTCGTCTCGATCTTGTAGAGGGCCGCTTTGTCGGCATGAAATCACGCGGAATTTACGAGACACCGGGCGGCACGCTCCTACTGGAAGCGCACCGCGCCATTGAATCCATCACGCTCGACCGCGGTGCAATGCACCTCAAGGACCAACTCATGCCGCAGTATGCGGAGCTGATTTATAACGGTTTTTGGTTCTCACCGGAGCGTACAATGCTGCAAGCCGCAATTGACGCGAGTCAGACACATGTCACAGGCACGGTCCGCCTCAAGCTCTATAAAGGGCATGCACGAACTGTTGGTCGCTGGTCTGATTACAGCCTCTATTCAGAGGCTCATGTAACCTTCGAGGACGATGCTGGCGCCTACGACCAAAAAGACGCTGCCGGATTTATCCAACTTAACGCACTGCGCCTCAAGCTGCTGGCAGCTCGTGATAAGCGGATCAAAGGCTAA
- a CDS encoding sulfotransferase-like domain-containing protein, producing MRIAMWSGPRNLSTAMMYSFGSRADFTVMDEPFYAPYLKISGADHPVAEDILRTHETDVDVVARSCEQSGTPHLYMKHMPHHMLADFPLEWAADCINIHLIRHPARVIASYAEKREAPTLQDIGFVQQTALFQKLGGIVIDSTDIRAQPEVMLRALCNEIDLPFDPAMLKWQAGPRSEDGIWAKHWYGAVHKSTRISGSEGPLPDVPPDLQSVLDAALPHYLGLYRVRLSP from the coding sequence ATGAGGATTGCGATGTGGTCGGGGCCGCGGAATTTGAGTACCGCCATGATGTACTCTTTTGGATCGCGCGCAGATTTTACTGTGATGGACGAGCCGTTTTATGCGCCCTACCTCAAGATTTCAGGGGCCGATCATCCGGTAGCCGAGGATATTCTACGGACTCATGAAACAGATGTGGATGTAGTGGCGCGCTCTTGCGAGCAATCCGGTACACCGCACCTTTACATGAAGCACATGCCCCATCACATGCTAGCGGATTTTCCGCTTGAGTGGGCAGCGGATTGCATCAACATACATCTGATCCGTCACCCCGCACGCGTAATCGCGAGCTATGCCGAAAAGCGCGAAGCTCCAACTCTCCAAGATATAGGTTTTGTCCAGCAAACTGCGCTTTTCCAGAAACTCGGCGGTATTGTGATTGATAGCACTGATATTCGTGCGCAGCCCGAGGTGATGCTGCGGGCCTTGTGCAATGAGATCGATCTTCCGTTTGATCCTGCGATGCTGAAATGGCAAGCTGGGCCTCGATCCGAAGATGGTATCTGGGCGAAGCACTGGTACGGCGCAGTCCATAAAAGCACGAGAATTTCGGGTTCAGAAGGGCCACTGCCCGACGTGCCGCCGGATTTACAATCCGTTCTTGATGCGGCGCTCCCTCACTATTTGGGGTTATATCGGGTCCGCCTTTCCCCGTGA
- a CDS encoding ribokinase, whose translation MIWNLGSINIDNFYEVPHLPAPGETLAAVSYGFGLGGKGANMSVAAARGAARVSHIGAIGADGRWTRDRLMEYGVDTPHIAQIEAPTGHANILIDPQGENSIVLFQGANVQLTEAIIGTALAEASHKDFLLMQNETNGQEYAAITAQSLGLRVVYAAAPFDSFAIERLLGRIDLLVLNEVEAAQLLEATGQSVEALGVADVIITLGAQGCRWVSNAGIKQFDAYHVEAVDTTGAGDTFTGYLVAGLDRGMDMAAAIDLALMAAALMVTRRGTADVIPDLKEIQDEFGT comes from the coding sequence ATGATCTGGAACCTCGGTTCGATCAACATCGATAATTTCTATGAGGTGCCGCATCTTCCAGCGCCGGGTGAGACGCTGGCTGCAGTAAGTTACGGGTTTGGTCTGGGGGGCAAAGGAGCAAACATGTCTGTGGCGGCTGCACGGGGCGCCGCGCGTGTGTCACATATTGGCGCGATCGGTGCTGACGGGCGATGGACCCGTGACCGACTGATGGAATACGGGGTTGATACGCCCCATATCGCCCAGATCGAAGCGCCTACAGGACATGCAAACATCCTGATAGACCCGCAGGGTGAAAACAGCATCGTCCTGTTTCAGGGTGCGAATGTGCAACTTACAGAGGCGATCATAGGCACTGCGTTAGCCGAGGCATCGCACAAAGATTTTTTGCTGATGCAAAACGAAACCAACGGTCAGGAATACGCGGCAATCACGGCGCAGTCTTTGGGCCTTCGTGTCGTTTATGCTGCTGCCCCCTTCGATTCCTTTGCGATTGAACGGCTGTTGGGCAGGATTGATTTACTGGTGCTCAACGAGGTCGAGGCGGCCCAGTTGCTGGAAGCAACGGGACAAAGTGTAGAAGCGCTTGGCGTGGCGGACGTGATCATCACACTTGGCGCGCAGGGATGTAGATGGGTCTCTAATGCGGGGATAAAGCAGTTTGATGCCTACCACGTGGAAGCTGTCGATACCACGGGTGCAGGAGATACATTTACCGGTTATCTTGTGGCCGGCCTTGATCGCGGGATGGATATGGCCGCAGCGATTGATCTGGCGCTCATGGCTGCCGCTCTGATGGTCACGCGACGCGGAACCGCAGATGTGATACCTGATCTCAAAGAAATTCAGGACGAGTTCGGTACATAG
- a CDS encoding NADP-dependent malic enzyme, with translation MTRNKVTSEEALAFHLEPTPGKFEITATVPMSTQRDLSLAYSPGVAVPCEAIAADPQLAYDYTNKGNLVAVISNGTAVLGLGNLGALASKPVMEGKAVLFKRFADVNSIDIELDTEDTEAFINAVKLMGPTFGGINLEDIKAPECFIIEQRLKEEMDIPVFHDDQHGTAVICAAGLLNALKISGKKIEDVKIVLNGAGAAGIACLELLKAMGARHNNCIMCDTKGVIYQGRTEGMNQWKSAHAASTDARTLGDAMKGADVFLGVSVKGAVTAEMVASMAPDPVIFAMANPDPEITPEEAHAVRSDAIVATGRSDYPNQVNNVLGFPYLFRGALDINARAINDEMKIACAHALAQLAREDVPDEVALAYGKNLSFGRDYIIPTPFDPRLIHRIPPAVAKAGMDTGAARRPIIDMEAYEAGLKSRLDPTANVMRGINSRARSNQARMIFAEGDDPKVLRAAVMYQRQGLGKALVVGRPDDVKSKLIAAGLEDAISELEVVNAANTQHLDLYKSFLYKRLQRRGFDNKDVHRLAATDRHVFAALMLAHGHGEGLVTGATRKSAHILDRINHVFDANAQGGAAGITAVLHKGRIVLIGDTLVHEWPSDVDLANIAESGARVARHLGLEPRVAFVSFSTFGYPVSERAEKMHLAPNVLDQRGVDFEYEGEMTVDVALNVESQKKYPFSRLTGPANILIVPARHSASISVKLMQEMAGATVIGPILTGLDQSIQIASSTSTTNDILNMAILAASKVGG, from the coding sequence GTGACCAGAAACAAAGTAACTTCCGAAGAGGCGCTTGCCTTCCACCTCGAGCCGACACCGGGCAAATTTGAGATTACCGCGACAGTGCCGATGTCGACGCAACGCGATTTGTCGCTTGCCTATTCTCCGGGTGTGGCTGTTCCATGCGAGGCGATCGCGGCTGATCCGCAGCTTGCCTACGATTATACCAACAAGGGTAATCTGGTCGCGGTCATTTCCAACGGTACTGCTGTGCTGGGGTTGGGTAACCTCGGCGCGCTGGCGTCAAAGCCGGTGATGGAAGGAAAGGCAGTCCTTTTTAAACGCTTTGCTGATGTGAACTCCATTGATATCGAGCTGGACACCGAAGACACCGAGGCTTTCATCAACGCGGTCAAGCTGATGGGACCGACATTTGGCGGAATCAACCTCGAAGATATCAAAGCGCCCGAGTGTTTCATTATCGAGCAGCGTTTGAAGGAGGAAATGGACATTCCCGTATTTCACGATGACCAGCACGGTACAGCTGTGATTTGTGCGGCAGGTCTGCTGAACGCGCTCAAGATTTCCGGAAAAAAGATCGAGGATGTGAAAATCGTTCTCAATGGTGCGGGTGCTGCGGGCATTGCCTGCCTCGAGTTGCTGAAGGCGATGGGTGCACGACACAACAACTGCATTATGTGCGATACCAAGGGCGTGATTTATCAAGGCCGCACAGAGGGAATGAACCAGTGGAAATCGGCCCACGCTGCCAGTACTGATGCGCGCACCCTTGGCGATGCGATGAAGGGTGCGGATGTTTTTTTGGGCGTGTCAGTCAAGGGGGCGGTGACGGCAGAGATGGTTGCCAGCATGGCGCCCGATCCGGTGATTTTCGCCATGGCGAATCCTGATCCTGAAATTACTCCCGAAGAAGCGCATGCCGTGCGCAGCGATGCGATCGTGGCAACCGGGCGCAGTGACTATCCCAATCAGGTGAATAACGTTCTGGGCTTCCCCTATCTGTTCCGCGGTGCACTCGACATCAACGCACGTGCGATCAATGACGAGATGAAAATTGCCTGCGCCCATGCCTTGGCTCAGTTGGCCCGTGAGGATGTGCCCGACGAGGTGGCCCTTGCCTATGGCAAGAACCTCAGCTTTGGTCGGGATTATATCATTCCCACACCTTTTGATCCCCGCCTGATCCACCGTATTCCGCCTGCGGTCGCAAAGGCAGGGATGGATACCGGTGCGGCGCGCCGCCCAATCATTGATATGGAGGCATACGAGGCAGGTCTCAAATCACGTCTTGATCCTACTGCTAATGTGATGCGGGGAATCAACTCAAGGGCGCGGAGCAATCAGGCGCGGATGATCTTTGCCGAAGGTGATGATCCGAAGGTGCTGCGCGCGGCTGTAATGTACCAGCGGCAAGGTTTGGGAAAAGCGTTGGTTGTAGGGCGGCCCGACGATGTGAAGAGCAAGCTGATTGCGGCCGGTCTGGAGGATGCCATTAGCGAACTGGAAGTTGTGAACGCTGCCAATACCCAACATCTGGATCTGTACAAATCCTTCCTATACAAGCGCTTGCAACGGCGTGGATTTGATAACAAAGACGTGCATCGCCTCGCTGCGACGGACCGCCATGTGTTTGCTGCGCTGATGTTGGCGCATGGCCATGGTGAGGGATTGGTTACAGGTGCCACCCGTAAATCCGCACATATTCTTGATCGTATTAACCATGTCTTCGATGCAAATGCCCAAGGGGGCGCCGCAGGCATTACAGCGGTTTTGCACAAGGGGCGGATTGTTCTGATCGGGGATACACTTGTTCATGAATGGCCCAGCGATGTCGACCTAGCCAACATCGCCGAAAGCGGTGCGCGTGTGGCGCGGCATCTGGGGCTTGAACCGCGCGTGGCATTTGTGAGTTTCTCGACCTTCGGTTATCCGGTATCGGAGCGTGCAGAGAAAATGCACCTTGCGCCAAATGTACTGGACCAGCGCGGTGTTGATTTCGAGTATGAAGGCGAGATGACAGTCGATGTCGCGCTCAACGTCGAAAGCCAGAAGAAATATCCATTCTCGCGCCTTACCGGCCCTGCTAACATCCTGATCGTACCTGCGCGGCACTCTGCCAGTATATCGGTCAAGTTGATGCAGGAAATGGCAGGCGCCACGGTCATAGGCCCCATCCTGACAGGGCTGGACCAGTCGATCCAGATTGCCTCATCGACATCGACAACTAACGATATTCTCAACATGGCGATACTGGCAGCGTCAAAGGTGGGCGGATGA